The following are from one region of the Pirellulaceae bacterium genome:
- a CDS encoding DUF4921 family protein, which translates to MASARDKTTTSEMRHDWLTDRWVILAPQRSERPIDFVRQPTQVVPADQCPFCWGHEQHTPIAVACYLPLDRHVGQPGWSVRVVPNKFPAVRSDGCLQCSSLQASYAPVGIQEQWISGGPELWSGASEQESQVIEAAKRAATNSELYQRRDVSGGHEVIIEGPQHLQSISQLDRATMQLVFQAYRDRLAYWLLKMAMDYAVLFKNVGHEAGASLVHSHSQLIAANLLPTDVARVADRMQTYLEQSGECLICRIINDEMQQHLRIVEQTPLFVAYCPFASRLPALVTIVPRQHQGQFELLQNVQLEELSWLLHRLVRRLEHCYPDVAYNYVIHTAPKRHRGGPAYHWRIELFPRISTQAGFEWGSECFINPLMPEDAARMLRQASL; encoded by the coding sequence ATGGCATCCGCACGCGACAAAACGACAACCAGTGAGATGCGGCATGACTGGTTGACGGATCGCTGGGTTATTCTGGCTCCACAACGTTCGGAACGCCCCATCGATTTTGTGCGACAGCCGACACAGGTTGTCCCTGCCGATCAGTGTCCATTCTGCTGGGGACATGAGCAACATACGCCCATAGCTGTTGCCTGTTATTTGCCACTCGATCGACACGTGGGCCAGCCCGGTTGGTCTGTCCGCGTCGTACCCAATAAATTTCCGGCGGTCCGGAGTGACGGATGTTTGCAATGCAGTTCACTGCAAGCTAGTTATGCGCCAGTGGGAATCCAAGAACAATGGATCAGCGGGGGACCAGAACTTTGGAGCGGGGCGAGCGAACAAGAGTCGCAAGTCATCGAGGCAGCTAAGCGCGCCGCGACCAACTCAGAACTGTATCAGCGGCGAGATGTTAGCGGAGGCCACGAAGTTATCATCGAAGGGCCACAGCATTTGCAGTCAATTTCGCAACTCGATCGAGCCACCATGCAGCTGGTGTTCCAGGCTTATCGCGATCGCTTGGCGTATTGGTTGTTGAAAATGGCCATGGACTACGCCGTACTGTTTAAGAACGTAGGACACGAGGCCGGAGCGTCGCTGGTGCATTCGCATTCGCAATTGATTGCGGCGAATTTGTTGCCTACTGACGTAGCCCGGGTGGCAGATCGCATGCAGACGTACTTGGAGCAGTCAGGCGAATGTTTGATCTGCCGCATCATCAATGACGAAATGCAGCAGCATCTGCGAATTGTCGAGCAAACGCCGCTATTTGTTGCCTACTGCCCATTCGCCAGCCGCCTGCCAGCGCTGGTTACAATTGTCCCGCGACAGCATCAGGGGCAATTCGAACTACTGCAGAATGTGCAGCTTGAAGAGCTTTCATGGCTACTCCATCGGCTGGTGCGACGCTTGGAACACTGCTATCCCGATGTGGCTTACAATTACGTGATTCATACGGCACCCAAACGCCACCGGGGAGGGCCTGCCTACCACTGGCGAATCGAGCTGTTCCCACGCATTTCAACGCAAGCCGGATTTGAATGGGGCAGCGAATGTTTCATCAATCCGCTGATGCCAGAGGATGCCGCCCGAATGCTGCGGCAAGCAAGCTTGTAA